The Nodosilinea sp. FACHB-141 nucleotide sequence TCTCAATTATCAGCTTACGGCAACAAGCTGAGATTCTCTTGAAGGGCTTGGCCGCCCGGTGCTGAGGCTAACGATAGGATGATGGGTCGGGAGGACTGAGGCAATGGCAGCTAGACTCTGATGGCGTTATTGCCGGTTTAGGGCAGCGTTTCTGCACCTTGAGAACTTTTTCAGCCCTCATTACGAGTCAACTTTGTATGATTAGGGAGTATTGCCGCTGTGGTCGCACCCCGCGTTGCGGCAGTCCATTGGGCCAGTATTCGCCCTGCTCCAGAGGTTAAGCCCCCCGTGATTTTATCGTCTCCCCCTACTATCAACCGCGGCAAGTCTCTGTATGAGCAGGTTTACCACGCGCTGCGATCGGCGATTTTGACCGGGGCACTTTCGCCAGGCGATCGCCTAGTAGAAACCCAGCTAGCTGAGTGGCTCCAGGTCAGCCGCACCCCCCTGCGGGAGGCCCTGCGCCAGCTCCAGCAAGATGGGTTGGTAACCGCCGATGTCAGCGGCGGCCTGCGGGTGACCACCATTACCGCCGCCGATGCCGAAGACCTCTACGACTGCCGTCTGGCCCTAGAGGCGCTGGCGGTGGCTGGGGCTTGTACCCACGCCACTGAAGAGCAGCTTGAGGCGATCGCAGCCTGCGTGGCCAAGGCTGAAGGGGCCGTCGCCAACAGCCACGGTAGCCTCTCGGCCGAGAGCCTGCTCGATGTCGACTACCAGTTTCACCATCTCATTGCCGAGGGGTCGGGCAATCGGCGGCTGGTGTCGCTGTTAGATAGCTTGTTTGACGCCATGGCGCTGCTGCGCATTCAAACCCTGCAGCAAAACCCCAACGTGCTCGACATTCGCCTAGAGCATCGCCAAATCTACGAGGCCATTCTCAGCCGCGATCCCGATGTGGCGGTGGCGGCCATTAGCCAACACCTGCGCGCTAGCAAGACCCGCGTGGTCAAAGAAATTGAGGGCCACCAGCCGATGGCGGCAAAGTTATAACCGCTGACTCTGCCCAGGCAACGCGGGGATCGCGGTCTGGTAGGATTTTGGGACTACTCACGTTAGCAGGACTAGCCGCTATGTCTCAAACACCAACCACCGGGGCCGATGCCGTCGATGCCGCGATCGCCGAGGGCATTGACCTCGATGGCACCCCCATTCCCGCCGCTAAGCTCGACCTCTACCACACCGTGATGGCCAAAGAAGCTGGGCGGCAGCGCAGTGGGGTGTCAAACTCGATGCGATCGCGCATTGTGCGCATTGGGGCCAAGCACTTCGCCGTCGATGAGCTCAACGCCATGCTGCAAGCGGCCGACTTTGCGCCCCTCAAAGACAAAGAGATCGCCTACTTTTATGGCGGCAAGTAGCCTCGGTTAGCTGTTTAATTGTGAACCCCCTGTATCCCAGTTCCGGGATGCAGGGGGTTTTGTAAGTTCTGAAGCGGTTCGAGCGATCGCTGAATCAACACAACTAGATGGCCACTCAAAGCAACAGAGCTGAACCCCCAGGGAACACTGAAATAGCTTTTGCGCTGATCGAGAAACAACGGTTATGGTGGCTCGTACATTTGGTTGTTTGGGTTCTGCACTGGTTACGGTGGCGGGGCTAGCTGGGGTAACGTGGGTACTCAACCTGCCCTACCCCATGATTCGCTGGCCCGTAGCCAAAACGGTCCCCCTAATTCTGCTGCCCAGCTACATCAAGATGGATCACGACTACCGGCAAGCGGTGTCGCTGGTAGAGCAGGCTGACCAATTGGTGAATCAAGCCACCTCGGCTCAAGATATTGAACTAGGCGAAGAAAAAGTCACCCAGGCCCAGACGCATTTAGACGGGCTGCCAGTGTGGTTTTTGGGCTACTATCCCCAGGGCTACTGCGGCTTCGTGGGCTGTAGCTGGCGGTTCACCCTAGATGAGTTTGAGACCGCCCGCGCCGAGATTGGCCGCATGGAAGCCGTAGTGTTTCAAGAGCGCAACGCCCAAACCTTACTGACAGCTGGGACAACAGCCGTCGATGGGGCACAGCAGGCTTTTCAAACGGCGGCATCTAGCTCCGACCGAGCCACAGCTCTCACCACCTGGCAGCAGGGGATGGATCGACTGAGCGAAATTCCGCCCGAGACATTGGCGGGGCGGCAGTCGGCTACCAAGCTAGACGCCTACCAGCGCGACTATCAGCAGGTGGCAGGCAACGTCGCCGGAGGCAACCGCTCTGGCACATTGGTCGATGCGGCTAAAGCCTTTGGGTATGAAGCGGCTGTCGCCGGCCAAAACCCGCCCCACAGTGCCGCTCGTTGGGAAACCGTTGCGGGGCTTTGGGAAACGGCGATCGCCCGCTTAGACGACATTCCCATCGATGACCCTGGCTATAGCGAAGCCCAGATCCTGCTAGCCCAATACCAAACCAATCTGGGCATCGTTCAAGAAAACATTGGCAAAGAAGAAGCCTCAGCTAGAGCCTTTGATAGTGCCACCGAAAAAAGCACCTACATGCTGGCCCAAAACTTAAAGGGCATGGAGCGCAATCAAATCGCCAGCCTGCTCCAAGACATCATTAATGACTTAGAAAAAGTTCAGCCCAACACCACCAACCATGCCCGAGCCAGCGAAATGCTCAGATCTGCTAACCAAAAGCTAGCTCAGCTTGAATAAAAAGCTTGACTCAAGCAAGGTTGTTGCGTCTCAGACAAGGCGGCAACCCAAGGCCAATTTT carries:
- a CDS encoding FCD domain-containing protein — its product is MILSSPPTINRGKSLYEQVYHALRSAILTGALSPGDRLVETQLAEWLQVSRTPLREALRQLQQDGLVTADVSGGLRVTTITAADAEDLYDCRLALEALAVAGACTHATEEQLEAIAACVAKAEGAVANSHGSLSAESLLDVDYQFHHLIAEGSGNRRLVSLLDSLFDAMALLRIQTLQQNPNVLDIRLEHRQIYEAILSRDPDVAVAAISQHLRASKTRVVKEIEGHQPMAAKL
- a CDS encoding DUF4090 family protein — its product is MSQTPTTGADAVDAAIAEGIDLDGTPIPAAKLDLYHTVMAKEAGRQRSGVSNSMRSRIVRIGAKHFAVDELNAMLQAADFAPLKDKEIAYFYGGK